Proteins encoded by one window of Anaeromyxobacter diazotrophicus:
- the lipA gene encoding lipoyl synthase encodes MRDGGLAIDARKPPWLRVGVPGGERYQRVRETLRGLRLHTVCQEAHCPNVAECWGGGTATVMLMGDVCTRGCRFCNVKTAAHPPPLDPDEPRHLAEAIRQLQLDYIVVTSVDRDDLPDGGAGHFADAIRRLKEIPRLLVEVLTPDFRGDPEAVRTVGRAAPDVFANNLETVRRLTPVVRDQKAGYDQTLAVLARMKREFPALVTKSSLMVGLGETEAEIEEALRDLRGAGVEIVTFGQYLRPSAWHLPVQEWVTPERFEAYRRMGERHGFRYVASGPLVRSSYRAAELFLRGELAARQARGGGGGESCGVSPET; translated from the coding sequence ATGCGGGACGGCGGGCTCGCGATCGACGCGCGCAAGCCGCCCTGGCTGCGCGTGGGCGTCCCCGGCGGTGAGCGGTACCAGCGCGTGCGCGAGACCCTGCGCGGGCTGCGCCTCCACACGGTCTGCCAGGAGGCGCACTGCCCCAACGTGGCGGAGTGCTGGGGTGGCGGCACCGCCACCGTCATGCTCATGGGCGACGTCTGCACCCGCGGCTGCCGCTTCTGCAACGTGAAGACGGCGGCGCACCCGCCGCCGCTCGACCCCGACGAGCCGCGGCACCTGGCCGAGGCGATCCGCCAGCTCCAGCTCGACTACATCGTCGTGACGAGCGTCGACCGCGACGATCTCCCCGACGGCGGGGCGGGCCACTTCGCGGACGCCATCCGCCGCCTGAAGGAGATCCCCCGGCTGCTGGTCGAGGTGCTGACGCCCGACTTCCGCGGCGACCCGGAGGCGGTCCGGACGGTGGGGCGGGCCGCGCCCGACGTCTTCGCGAACAACCTCGAGACCGTGCGCCGGCTCACGCCGGTGGTGCGCGACCAGAAGGCCGGATACGACCAGACGCTCGCGGTGCTGGCGCGCATGAAGCGCGAGTTCCCCGCGCTCGTCACCAAGTCCTCGCTCATGGTGGGGCTGGGCGAGACCGAGGCCGAGATCGAGGAGGCGCTGCGGGACCTGCGCGGCGCGGGCGTCGAGATCGTGACCTTCGGGCAGTACCTGCGCCCCTCCGCCTGGCACCTGCCGGTGCAGGAGTGGGTGACCCCGGAGCGGTTCGAGGCGTACCGGCGCATGGGCGAGCGGCACGGGTTCCGCTACGTGGCGAGCGGCCCGCTCGTGCGCTCCAGCTACCGGGCGGCGGAGCTGTTCCTGCGGGGCGAGCTGGCGGCGCGGCAGGCGCGCGGCGGCGGCGGAGGCGAGTCATGCGGCGTGAGCCCCGAGACGTGA
- a CDS encoding dihydrolipoamide acetyltransferase family protein has translation MTFKFILPDIGEGVVEAEVQQWFVKPGDHVVEDQPLVEVMTDKATVTLPSPRRGTVTKLLHQPGQVAKVHEPLLELVEDVKPSQEPSVMAPAQEEAAPAQEAGAAPPAAPAERSGRKVLAAPAVRAMARQLGVDLGLVHGSGPGGRVLKDDVHGARNGHAHPPPELTAPAAVPQRPAPFAEQLPEQAPVKQVSHGDEVVPVRGIRRRIAERMAQSKRTAAHFTFVEQVDVSDLVKVKDRIAAKAREEGVKVTFLPFIVKAVVAALKKHPWLNAVLDEARGEIRLRREYHIGIASATEHGLTVPVVRHADKLSLMALAREIERLAAETKAGKVRPEDLSGSTFTITSLGAQGGLFATPIINFPEVGILGVHRIRPTPVVKDGQIVARDIMNVSLSFDHRVVDGHVGAAFAYTVIGYLEEPDLLFMDMV, from the coding sequence ATGACCTTCAAGTTCATCCTGCCGGACATCGGCGAAGGGGTGGTGGAGGCGGAGGTCCAGCAGTGGTTCGTCAAGCCCGGCGACCACGTGGTCGAGGACCAGCCGCTCGTCGAGGTGATGACCGACAAGGCCACCGTGACGCTCCCGTCCCCGCGCCGCGGCACGGTGACGAAGCTCCTCCACCAGCCGGGTCAGGTCGCGAAGGTGCACGAGCCGCTGCTCGAGCTGGTCGAGGACGTGAAGCCGTCGCAGGAGCCGTCGGTGATGGCCCCGGCGCAGGAGGAGGCCGCGCCGGCGCAGGAGGCCGGGGCGGCGCCGCCGGCGGCCCCGGCGGAGCGGTCGGGGCGCAAGGTCCTGGCCGCCCCGGCGGTCCGCGCCATGGCGCGTCAGCTGGGGGTCGACCTGGGCCTCGTCCACGGCAGCGGGCCGGGCGGCCGCGTCCTCAAGGACGACGTGCACGGCGCCCGCAACGGCCACGCCCACCCGCCGCCCGAGCTCACCGCCCCCGCGGCGGTGCCGCAGCGGCCGGCGCCCTTCGCCGAGCAGCTCCCGGAGCAGGCGCCGGTGAAGCAGGTCTCGCACGGCGACGAGGTGGTGCCGGTGCGCGGCATCCGCCGGCGCATCGCCGAGCGGATGGCGCAGTCGAAGCGCACCGCGGCCCACTTCACGTTCGTGGAGCAGGTCGACGTGAGCGACCTCGTGAAGGTGAAGGACCGGATCGCCGCCAAGGCGCGCGAGGAGGGGGTGAAGGTCACCTTCCTCCCCTTCATCGTGAAGGCGGTGGTGGCGGCGCTGAAGAAGCACCCCTGGCTCAACGCCGTGCTCGACGAGGCGCGCGGCGAGATCCGGCTCCGGCGCGAGTACCACATCGGCATCGCCTCGGCGACCGAGCACGGGCTCACCGTGCCGGTGGTGCGCCACGCGGACAAGCTCTCGCTCATGGCGCTGGCGCGCGAGATCGAGCGGCTGGCGGCGGAGACCAAGGCGGGCAAGGTCCGGCCGGAGGACCTCTCCGGCTCCACCTTCACCATCACCAGCCTGGGCGCGCAGGGCGGCCTGTTCGCCACCCCCATCATCAACTTCCCCGAGGTCGGCATCCTCGGCGTGCACCGGATCCGCCCGACGCCGGTGGTGAAGGACGGCCAGATCGTCGCGCGCGACATCATGAACGTGTCGCTGTCGTTCGACCACCGGGTGGTGGACGGCCACGTCGGCGCGGCCTTCGCCTACACGGTCATCGGCTACCTCGAGGAGCCCGACCTCCTCTTCATGGACATGGTGTAG
- a CDS encoding alpha-ketoacid dehydrogenase subunit beta: MPTYNIIQAVNDALKLEMRRDANVVVLGEDVGKFGGVFRATQGLYEEFGSDRVIDTPLAESGIIGTALGMALYGLRPVPEIQFADFIFPAMDQIVSEVAKYRYRSGGQFSCPLVIRSPYGGGIRGGHYHSQSPEAYFLHTPGLKVVVPATPEDAKGLLVSAIRDPDPVLFFEPKRIYRAAKGEVPEGEYAIPLGQARVTRAGHQVTVLAWGAMWHEADQAAREAEQEGIDCEVVDLRSLAPLDLDTILGSVRKTGRAVIVHEAPRTCGFGAELSATIQERCFLSLEAPIARVTGFDTPFPYTLEHEYLPRAPRILRAIRETVRF, from the coding sequence ATGCCCACCTACAACATCATCCAGGCGGTGAACGACGCGCTCAAGCTGGAGATGCGGCGCGACGCGAACGTGGTGGTGCTGGGCGAGGACGTCGGCAAGTTCGGCGGCGTCTTCCGCGCGACCCAGGGGCTCTACGAGGAGTTCGGCTCCGACCGCGTCATCGACACGCCCCTCGCCGAGAGCGGCATCATCGGCACCGCGCTGGGGATGGCGCTCTACGGGCTGCGGCCGGTCCCGGAGATCCAGTTCGCCGACTTCATCTTCCCGGCCATGGACCAGATCGTGAGCGAGGTGGCGAAGTACCGCTACCGCTCGGGCGGCCAGTTCTCGTGCCCGCTCGTCATCCGCTCCCCGTACGGCGGCGGCATCCGCGGCGGCCACTACCACTCGCAGTCGCCCGAGGCGTACTTCCTGCACACCCCCGGCCTGAAGGTGGTGGTGCCGGCCACGCCCGAGGACGCGAAGGGGCTGCTGGTCTCGGCCATCCGCGATCCCGACCCGGTGCTCTTCTTCGAGCCGAAGCGCATCTACCGCGCGGCCAAGGGCGAGGTCCCGGAGGGCGAGTACGCCATCCCGCTCGGCCAGGCGCGCGTGACCCGCGCCGGGCACCAGGTGACGGTGCTGGCCTGGGGCGCCATGTGGCACGAGGCGGACCAGGCGGCGCGCGAGGCGGAGCAGGAGGGGATCGACTGCGAGGTGGTGGACCTCCGCTCGCTCGCGCCGCTCGATCTCGACACCATCCTCGGCTCGGTGAGGAAGACGGGGCGGGCGGTGATCGTGCACGAGGCGCCGCGCACCTGCGGCTTCGGCGCCGAGCTGTCGGCCACCATCCAGGAGCGGTGCTTCCTCTCGCTCGAGGCCCCCATCGCCCGCGTCACCGGCTTCGACACCCCCTTCCCGTACACGCTCGAGCACGAGTACCTGCCGCGCGCGCCGCGCATCCTGCGCGCCATCCGCGAGACCGTCCGCTTCTGA
- a CDS encoding thiamine pyrophosphate-dependent dehydrogenase E1 component subunit alpha, protein MSPLARRRGANGSAAPTAPPAAVPEAEAYPLARVLRDDATADPAEVTLSDAELVALYRWMVLNRQLDERMVGLQRQGRIGFYIGSIGEEAAVFGTASAMAEQDWIFPCYREHGAALLRGLPLATFVCDLLGNAGDAMLGHQMPCHEAWRPGRFASISSPIGTQIPQAVGAAWAARIRREEMVSLVYFGEGATSSNDFHTGLNIAGVHKVPVVFACRNNGWAISVPRERQTAAATIAQKAVAYGLHGERVDGNDVLAVHAATRRARERALRGEGPSLLELVTYRLEGHSTSDDPRAYRPPEEVEPWRKKDPLLRLEAFLVKRGALDAAAGARLAAEAREQVQRAVQEAEAHPAKPPLETMFEGVYAEPLRPQREQLEELRRALADDPRVAGGRGT, encoded by the coding sequence GTGAGCCCCCTGGCGCGCCGGCGGGGCGCGAACGGCAGCGCCGCGCCCACCGCGCCCCCGGCGGCGGTCCCCGAGGCGGAGGCGTACCCGCTCGCGCGCGTGCTGCGCGACGACGCCACCGCCGACCCGGCCGAGGTGACGCTCTCCGACGCCGAGCTGGTCGCGCTCTACCGCTGGATGGTGCTGAACCGGCAGCTCGACGAGCGCATGGTCGGCCTGCAGCGGCAGGGGCGCATCGGCTTCTACATCGGGTCGATCGGCGAGGAGGCGGCGGTCTTCGGCACCGCCAGCGCCATGGCGGAGCAGGACTGGATCTTCCCCTGCTACCGCGAGCACGGGGCGGCGCTGCTGCGCGGCCTCCCGCTCGCGACCTTCGTCTGCGACCTGCTCGGCAACGCCGGCGACGCCATGCTCGGGCACCAGATGCCCTGCCACGAGGCGTGGCGGCCGGGGCGGTTCGCCTCCATCAGCTCCCCCATCGGCACCCAGATCCCGCAGGCGGTGGGCGCGGCCTGGGCGGCGCGCATCCGGCGCGAGGAGATGGTCTCGCTCGTCTACTTCGGCGAGGGGGCCACCAGCTCGAACGACTTCCACACCGGCCTCAACATCGCCGGGGTGCACAAGGTGCCGGTCGTCTTCGCCTGCCGGAACAACGGCTGGGCGATCAGCGTGCCGCGCGAGCGGCAGACGGCGGCGGCCACCATCGCCCAGAAGGCGGTCGCCTACGGGCTCCACGGCGAGCGCGTGGACGGGAACGACGTCCTGGCGGTGCACGCCGCCACCCGCCGCGCCCGCGAGCGCGCGCTGCGCGGGGAGGGGCCGAGCCTGCTCGAGCTCGTCACCTACCGGCTCGAGGGCCACTCCACCTCGGACGACCCGCGCGCCTACCGGCCGCCCGAGGAGGTCGAGCCGTGGCGGAAGAAGGACCCGCTCCTGCGCCTCGAGGCCTTCCTCGTGAAGCGCGGCGCGCTCGACGCGGCGGCCGGGGCCCGGCTCGCCGCCGAGGCGCGCGAGCAGGTGCAGCGCGCGGTCCAGGAGGCGGAGGCGCACCCCGCGAAGCCCCCGCTCGAGACGATGTTCGAGGGCGTCTACGCCGAGCCGCTCCGGCCGCAGCGCGAGCAGCTGGAGGAGCTGCGGCGGGCGCTCGCCGACGACCCGCGCGTCGCCGGCGGGCGGGGGACGTGA